One part of the Bdellovibrio sp. KM01 genome encodes these proteins:
- a CDS encoding YheU family protein: MNFENDNELEKNPQPPMVIPVDQLSAEVVDAVIEAFILREGTDYGVIEISLDKKKEQVRKQLQKNDIRIVYDFNTESVTMMTDSDWKKLTGNLR, encoded by the coding sequence ATGAATTTCGAAAACGACAATGAACTGGAAAAAAATCCTCAGCCACCCATGGTAATCCCTGTGGATCAGCTTTCTGCGGAAGTGGTTGATGCGGTGATTGAGGCGTTTATTTTGCGTGAAGGCACCGACTACGGTGTGATCGAAATTTCTTTAGACAAAAAGAAAGAACAGGTTCGTAAACAGCTGCAGAAAAATGACATCCGTATTGTTTACGATTTCAATACAGAGTCAGTCACGATGATGACCGACTCTGATTGGAAAAAGCTTACTGGCAATTTACGTTAG
- a CDS encoding sulfite exporter TauE/SafE family protein yields MNSGMLLALGILSTSFFGSWHCAAMCGPISCLMGDRKSLLSYHLGRLIAYVSLGVLAGGLGQFLLDSQYAWLRTASAVLFAVVLLSMGLRLLAPSFTQKLIPKVDPHGLMKVFRQLRKFHLNQSGIVVGFLTGLLPCGWLYTYVTAAIAMQNPLMGGALMFLFWVGGLPALSILPSMIQKGLSQIPMRHQRIAGVILIVASVYSVWSFVFFTHS; encoded by the coding sequence ATGAACTCAGGAATGCTGCTCGCATTAGGAATTCTCAGCACCAGCTTTTTCGGAAGCTGGCACTGTGCTGCGATGTGCGGGCCGATCTCCTGCTTGATGGGAGACCGTAAATCCCTTCTGTCGTATCACCTGGGAAGATTGATTGCCTACGTATCCCTGGGAGTCCTTGCGGGTGGCTTGGGACAGTTTCTACTCGACTCCCAATACGCGTGGCTAAGAACGGCCTCTGCAGTTTTATTTGCGGTGGTTTTACTTAGCATGGGACTTCGCCTGCTCGCTCCCTCGTTCACTCAGAAATTAATTCCGAAAGTGGACCCTCACGGTTTGATGAAAGTCTTTCGTCAGCTTAGAAAATTTCACTTAAACCAATCTGGAATTGTGGTGGGATTCTTAACAGGCCTTCTTCCCTGTGGCTGGCTTTATACTTATGTGACTGCGGCGATCGCCATGCAAAATCCATTGATGGGTGGCGCATTGATGTTTTTATTCTGGGTCGGTGGCTTGCCAGCACTTAGCATCCTGCCCTCAATGATTCAAAAAGGTTTAAGTCAAATTCCAATGCGCCACCAGCGTATTGCCGGCGTCATTTTAATAGTCGCATCCGTGTACTCCGTCTGGAGTTTCGTTTTCTTCACCCACTCTTAG
- a CDS encoding ribonuclease H, producing MYRFWQRLLRLFSGNVFDIYTDGSLKHGKGAWAYVICRRGKIISEDSAGQKKTSSNRMEFQAAIEALKALPENSRARLYTDSRVMLEALEKSPRWSDNGWVKNQGQPIPEVDLIRELYTLQRQHRIEWRWVKAHSGIEFNERCDELCIRARSKDLEI from the coding sequence ATGTATCGATTCTGGCAAAGATTGCTTCGTTTATTTTCTGGTAATGTATTTGATATCTACACGGATGGTAGCCTTAAACACGGTAAAGGTGCATGGGCTTACGTGATCTGCCGTCGTGGCAAAATCATCAGTGAAGATTCTGCAGGACAAAAGAAAACTTCCAGCAACCGTATGGAATTTCAAGCGGCTATCGAGGCTTTAAAGGCTTTGCCTGAAAACAGCCGCGCAAGGCTTTATACCGACTCTCGAGTCATGCTTGAAGCTTTGGAAAAAAGTCCGCGGTGGAGTGACAATGGCTGGGTTAAAAATCAAGGGCAGCCGATTCCAGAGGTGGATTTGATTCGTGAACTATACACGCTTCAGCGGCAGCATCGTATCGAATGGCGCTGGGTGAAGGCGCACTCTGGCATTGAGTTTAACGAAAGATGTGACGAACTTTGTATTCGTGCTAGAAGCAAAGATCTGGAGATCTGA
- a CDS encoding DUF3817 domain-containing protein, with protein MVQAFRVLGWLEGASFLILLFIAMPVKYMAHNPAMVKAMGPIHGFLFVAYVLFANFLAGELNWSAKTRIKAFFAAVLPFGTFWFEKKYLAVTEKA; from the coding sequence ATGGTTCAAGCATTCAGAGTATTGGGTTGGCTCGAAGGGGCTTCATTTCTAATTCTATTGTTCATTGCGATGCCAGTTAAGTATATGGCTCACAATCCGGCGATGGTTAAAGCGATGGGACCGATCCATGGTTTCTTGTTCGTGGCCTATGTGCTTTTCGCAAACTTTTTGGCGGGAGAATTAAACTGGTCTGCCAAAACGCGCATCAAAGCGTTCTTTGCAGCGGTCCTGCCCTTTGGAACTTTCTGGTTCGAGAAAAAATATTTGGCCGTGACTGAAAAAGCTTAA